tgtgtgtgtgtgtgtgtgtgtgtgtgtgttatcacacgACACAATTCATTTGTGCTTGGATAATATTTATCATCTTCCAGTCGGTCATGGGTATGTAGACGCAAACTCAATGAATGTGACGTGAACGTCTGTTGAAACTCAGGTCAATATTAAAGTTTTCATTCTAAATCAAACTTTTGTATAACCTGCATAAAGTGTAGCAAATTTATATGTTTAATTTACCAtatgaaaaataatacaaaaattaACTTATTGTATAAGatgttttccattcaaactcagcctAGCGAGATCTCAGCCTACAATAGCCAACATTAACTATGATTTCCTTCTCAGTCTGAATCATTTCTACTTTCTATTACTTCATGAAGGAACATTTTATAGTAATATCCCAATAAAGATAGATTTTAGCCAAATATTTTATGTAATATCTGCGTTACGTAAgatctaaatgtttctttcagaAATTTAGTATTCTGCTTAGCAATTCCATTTACCAGTTGAACAcagaatatgatgatgcaaaaaGAATTCAGATTAAGCTaaatcctgcctaacctaaccttacccctgcaATTACAAACCTGTGCTTTTCCGGGCGACGGCAGGCCGGGTCTGGCTgctttccatgatcttcactaaaatggtcttatatggggtttttgttgttagtttatgtttatatcacgtatatatatatatatatatatatatatatatatatatatatatatatatatatatatatatatatatttacatatatatatatatatatatatatatatatatatatatatatatatatatatatatatatatatatatatatatagggtcaagtcaattgggaggtgagtttgaatggagaaaaactggaggaagtgaagtgttttagatatctgggagtggatctggcagcggatggaaacatggaagcggaagtggatcatagggtgggggagggtgcgaaaattctgggagccttgaagaatgtgtggaagtcgagaacattatctcggaaagcaaaaatgggtatgtttgaaggaatagtggttccaacaatgttatatggttgcgaggcgtggactatggatagagttgtgcgcaggaggatggatgtgctggaaatgagatgtttgaggacaatgtgtggtgtgaggtggtttgatcgagtaagtaacgtacgggtaagagagatgtgtggaaataaaaagagcgtggttgagagagcagaagagggtgttttgaagtggtttggtcacatggagagaatgagtgaggaaagattgaccaagaggatatatgtgtcggaggtggagggaacgagaagagggagaccaaattggaggtggaaagatggagtgaaaaagattttgtgtgatcggggcctgaacatgcaggagggtgaaaggagggcaaggaatagagtgaattggagcgatgtggtataccggggttgacgtgctgtcagtggattgaatcaaggcatgtgaagcgtctggggtaaaccatggaaagctgtgcaggtatgtatatttgcgtgtgtggacgtgtgtatgtacatgtgtatgggggtggggtgggccatttctttcgtctgtttccttgcgctacctcgcaaacgcgggagacagcgacaaagtataaaaaaaaaaaaaaaaaaaatatatatatatgtgtgtgtgtgtgtgtgtgtgtgtgtgtgtgttatccctggggataggggattaagaatacttcccacgtattccctgcgtgtcgtagaaggcgactaaaaggggcgggagcagggggctggaaatcctcccctctcgtttttttttttttttttccaaaagaaggaacagagggggccaggtgaggatattcaaaaaaaggcctagtcctctgttcttaactctacctcgctaacgcgggaaatggcgaatagtttaaaagaaaggaagaaaatatatgtgtgtgtgtgtgtgtgtgtgtgtgtgtgtgtgtgtgtgtctgattatgtctgtgtgttccttcaagaagaaagaaaaagtagaaaTGATTCAGACTGAGAAGGAAACCATAGGTATCGTTGGCTAATGTAGGCTTTGGTCTTGCTAGTCTAGGTTTGGCTAAATCATATTTTGTACAATgagatattcattatcattttcacatGGTAAATGAATATTCAGGTTTCTTCACATTATATAGGTCATCCAAAAGTTCGTTTTAAAGTGAAGACTTTACTATTGACCTGAGTTTCAACAGAAGTTCAAGTAAAATATACTGAATTTGCGTCTACATACCCATGACCGACTGGAAGATGATGAATgttatccatatacaaattagatagaacATGAACAGTCCATTGGGTCAACatgcaataacacacacacacacacacacacactcacacattctctctctctctctctctctctctctctctctgcattttcCAGGTGACTCTCGTCACtgttttatatctttattatatacAATATGTTAAAGTGAactaatgaaagaggaaaaataagtGTCATGGAAAGGGAACATTCATTGAGGAATAAGTACTTGCCTGAATCAGTGGATGTAAAAGAAGCTACCAAGATTGGAATGAAATGTTGCACATATTACCCATACTACCTACATGAATCCAAATGGATCATGAGATCAGCTAATCAGGCAACTCTAGCCAACGCTTTTAGGTCATAAATGCTTACAGCTTCCCTCTTTACCCAGCAGGCAAATATATCTCCGTGATAGGGCAATAGGGGGCGTGGAAAATGTACTCACATGATGTTTCAAGCAGATAAGGGAAGGCCATTGCCGTACTCAGTTGTTGGTCACAGTGATATGACTAGTTCTACAGATTGCGTGCAGACCTCctaaataatgatgtaattagctAGGACTATGACCCTGCACATCATGAAGGAATTGCTCTTTAACGAGAACAAACAAAGCCAAATGTAAATGCTTAATCAAAGGTTGTAACGAAGTGTGTGATAAGGATTTTATGATAACTGTTTATATACCAGGagaagagagctttacactcgtgttattccgtctcttaacctcataTATTTACCACATCTTGTCCATTCATCGACCATCAtgtaagaggaggatgaacaagcGATAATGAACAAATAGGCAGATTATGAACAATACTTGTACAATAGAAACCAAAACAGATATAAGAAAGATAAAACATTTTAAGGATATAAACTCAAACTTAAGGCATTTAAAGTTCATATGTGGTGCAATTATACCGGTATTTGGGCATGAGCTAATCAATTTATCATTACTCTCTGCATACCTCGAACTTCTACTGTTATGTTGAGTTTACCTAATCCTTGTTTCaaatatattctttgtcatttcTTATCACACTAACAATATCTCGCAGAAAGATTTGCATAGTAAAAAAATCTACGGGAAAAGATCAACTGAGCATCTgttttaaataaaaaaagaatcattcTAAGTTGCAGTTTATACTATGTATGTACAAATATATCATTAATGTCCGTCAGACATTTTTTATTATATCTGTGAATACTAAAGAAAATTTAGACTATTTTACAGAAGGTCATTTGAGCTTGTGGTACCTGCAGCCATTACGGTCGACATATTTAAAgtgaagaaggtggaggaggaatttAAAAAACACGTGACtagtgtttatctttttttcgaGTAAATTTAATCGTGCTTGAAGACTCTGCAGCCAAGGAATTAAAAGATTCGTTAGTAAGGTAAATTTTGTTTTGTTAGATCATATTGGTGGTACTTGTTCATAAGTTTACATTTTGAGTTCAGGATGATTTTCAGGCCCTAGTTTTAATATTCTATTTATAAGAATACAGATTGTGTGATTAATGAAATAACTTTATTGTATCACAGTCGACGAAAGTCACATCTTTAAGTTGTTTGGGAGCGTGTTTTCTCCCAGCAGAGATCACTGTAAAGAAAGTTGGGTTCATTAGGGTGCTGCCGTTCGTGTGTTGAACCAAAAGTAAAGTTAATATTCCACTTAAGTTAGACTTTCAGAGCTTAAGTTTGAATAACCAACGTGTCATATGACCTTCACCCCTTTACCTAGACCTGTCATTGCCACATGGGTTATTCGCGTTGCTGTTGTTGTGTAAGTAATGACTTCAGACCTTGAATCAGTCCCATAGGATGTGTGATCCTTTGACCCAATTTTTACTTGACTTCTTTCCAAAAGTTAGAAATATTTTCTAAACAAGACTAGAAATATGCCATTTTTTTCGGGAGAAAATGGGGCAGTCATGTGTTGTATTTTGCCATTGCTGTAGGTAGGGTGTCAGTTCACCGACAAGCTGACGTACTGAACCCTGTGGGAATATGATTTACGGTTTTAGCTAATTCGCCAGCACCATTCCCCTGTTTTTGTTATAATGGGAAGACCTGTGGTATAtagatttctttttattaccatcttTGTATTAGGGGATTGATATGAagttagatatgtatatattgtatttagGGACTATATTTTCTCCTAAACTTGTTTATACATGAATTAAAAACATTGCGTATCAAAGTACATAGATTATTGAATTGTTAAAAGATTAGTGAGtgattttatatacttttttgacAGATGGAACCAATGAACTTAGGCAGTCCTTTTGGGTCCCCAGCAgctccttcacacaccacacctgttaGTACAACTGCCAGCACTTATCTTCCTTCCTTTTTAATGGGAGCTTCCCCTGCAACTTCTGTAAGCACAATTGTCAAGTATTACTGTTAATCTTGAGGAAGAGAAATTGTAGAAAAGTCTTGTTTAGAATAAAGTGAGTAAACCATGGTGGGATTTTTATGTATTACCCAGGAGTGTGTTGTGTCTGCCCGTTATATGTTATAGGTAACTGGTATACAGATGTATTATAGGTTTACATAAAGCGATCAtctggtagtagttggtaagcaaccatcaactagggaggtatattacctctattacccgcctgggtattgagGAGGTTAGTGAGAGcgtgtgtagtgagccagcatttcagtggttgtcaagttgcactcataTGACCCATGTAGCTACTTTTTCGTTTTGCCTAACCCACATGTGGACTTCTgacattctttccacaaacatcaAATTTGGGGAGGGTTTaggacaaagtggaggagggaaTGATAAGTAGGTATGGGGTTGCAGATGTAATTGATAGTGTTGAAAGTATTCATATATTTTGTGCATCACCAGGCAGCAGACCTAATTTTTGCAAATGCTTGTGTTAAACATATTGTTTATAGAAGTTGTATAGACATGAAACGGAAACAGAACACTGGGCTCCTCAAAGCTTAATGTCTGCATCTTCATAGCAGTTTATTGTGACTCATAACTCCTGACAATTATGAATCCGCCTTGCACCCTCATGTCACACTTGAAGGTGATCTGCTCCCATTCGACAAAGCACTGGCTAAACTGTGTGTCACATAGAGCTTTGAATTTGAAGTTGTGATTTTCTAATGCTTTTTGAAGACATTCAGGATGTGGAACTTTGCCTCTATGGACTACCTTTTCCCCCCAGATGTATGAAATGCCCATTGCTCAATTGTTCAAACGCAAACACAGCTTGTAAATTAACAAAGCTTTAAatttttttgcaattttttttataGATAACTCGTTTTAAAGCAAGGAAAATATGTGAGTTATGTATACTCTGAAGAATTTTTAGACTGCTCTTTTAGGTGTTGTAGGTTTATATGACTTGGGTAATGAGGGAAGAAAGTAAATCTGACAGTTTATTGTCATTGTTCATAgaatttttttctaacttttgtTCTGGTCATTGTGACATGTCTCATGTAATCATGTACAGCATAGTATCAGATCTAGCTGCACTTACCTTAGTCTACAGCAACTGGTCTTGGACTTTTGATCATTGTTGTTTTTGCAGAAATTTTTATTAATGTATAGTAGCAGAGCTTGCCAAAGATCCAAGTTCAAACTTTTTCCTTATTTTTATTAATATCTTAGCATTCTTTTTCCCCATAACTAAAGTAATTCAGGTAACATGCATCCATCCCTACAAAATGTTTTGCAAGTGTATTTTGTTGCTCCATAgatttcatgaaaaaaatttgTGTGCTTTTTATGCCCATATGGCTACAGCTTTATGTGAAGTATGTATTACTCTCAAAATTTTTGTATGTCAGACTGGACGTGGTGGAGGTGCAAGTCCAAATAAAACAACCCGTCAGTTTTCCACATCAACTTCAGTGTCCACACCTGGATCCCCACAGCCAACAAAAGATCCTTTTTTCTCCTCCAGGTAACTCTGCTTATCAGTGTTATAAACCCTGATGAAATTTGAAATGTTTGAATTGATCACAGAGTAGTAAGAAAATTTTGCTGTAGAATATATGGTAGAGTACAAAAGATGGGTAATAATGACGGCAGACATGTACAGGATGTGCTGTTGAGGGAGAAGAGTTTTTGAAAGTGTTTGGTTTTGATAGGTTAGTATGAATTAGAAAATGTAATCAAGTGATATAGAAATGCCCTGTTGTAAGTCAACCAGATAAGATTTTGCTGAATTGGGTGATGGATCtcagaaacttgaaaaaaaaatatataaaaagtgtCAAGAATTTTAAATGGCACTCTAGTTCGATAGCTGCAGACTACTTTGGGTGGTGCTTCTGATTATTAGTTTCATCCAGTTCTACTTCGTCATCATATAATTCTGCTTTGATAGATGTTAATGTTTTCGAATAGTTAAAAACAATATAAATCTCATAAACATGAATGAAAACGTCCATTGAATGATGGACGTTTTTCTAAAATTGAATTCCTGTTGAGAACTGAACAAGGAAAGATATTAATGCAGAAGAAATTAGGTGATTAAAGGCATTTTCATGCTGGACATTAGGCCATTTACATCAACAGAGTGCCTATGTTGCATCATACATTTGCTCCTGAATGCTAGAAGATAGTTGCTCACAATATGGGAAAaatcttctgtttcttttttctgaTATAGAATTAAATATACATGTAAAGGTAAAGGATATGTACAGAAAAGTGGGTCAGTATAACTTTTATGGCCAAAGGATAGTACTAAAGTTATTGTATAGAGTCCAGTTGGAGACTGGTGGGGAGCCTCTGCTGCAAATTTAATCATCTATTCATGCCTATTTACAAATCATACATTAAGTAAACCTCCGCTTTTTTGCATGCCATTAGATTTTTCTTATCCAACCTTGGTGAGATTAATGATTTTATTAGTCCACTTCTTTGATTTGAAAATGCAGTCTATTTGTATGTTCACATATGATTCTACACCAGTCTTGAACTTAAATTTCATATTATAAAGGACATTGATAATATGTAGTAAAATGGTGGAGTGGACAGATATCGAGACAGCAAGATTTGTGAAACTGTTCTTGAAATTCAGTTCATACGTTGTGAGCTTGAATGAACAAACCAGACTTGAAGTACTGTACTGCTCCATGATCCTTGTTTTCTTTATATGTGTCCACTCCATCATCTTAGCAAATCTTACAAGTATCCTTTAAAATTTGAAATAGAATAGTAGAATTTTTATAAATTTTGAGCAAGTATAAGATGTGTCAGGTATTTCTTACCCACCCTGTATAACATAGAATTGATGAACATCAAATTGTAGCGAGTATGCTACTTGTATTGCTGTTTAGGAGTGTATGCCTTTTTAACGTGGGGTTTATAATTACGTGTCTGTTTTAGACTGGGACCAGATAAACCTAGGGAACCATCAACTCAAAGTTTAATGGGGATTCGAGGCCCACCAGCAGTACCCCAATCCCCAATTCCTTCTGCACATCTAGGTATTCCTTATGTTGATCATCGTATTCTAGGTATGTTTTCTTATTGTCTTTTGGATCATTATTTTAATTGAATTTGATTGCATGAAATCAAATTTATTTTTGTGGTAGGAGTTTCATGCTAAGATTCCTTAAATGTTACGAGTTTTCCTTAGGGAGTTTGGTGTCACGGTTCTTTTTGGTAGCATGTGGACCCtaatgattatctgttgtgagatCTTGAATTGGGTAATATCTAAAAAGAGAATCCTTGTTTAGCTGTTAGACTCTTTACAAATCTCTTTCTGCATTGGAAAAAATGCACTTCATATTAGTGAGGATAGTTTAACaaagattatccctggggttaggggagaaagaatacttcccatgtattccctgcgtgtcgtagaaggcgactaaaaggggagggagcgggtggctggaaatcctcccctctcgtttttttttttaatttttcaaaagaaggaacagagaagggggccaggtgaggatattccctctaaggcccagtcctctgttcttaacgctacctcactaatgcgggaaatggcgaatagtatgaaagaaagaaaaagtttaacAAAGAATGTTTTTTCATCGTATCCCATTTTGTTTAACTATAAAGGTGCTCTAGCAGGAGGATATTTGTCACCTGTAACCCCATGTGGGTATAGCACTCCAGGATATCCAGTGGTCTCCACTTCACAATCAGCTTACAATAGTGCTATTTTCACACCCTCCAAAGAGTATTCTAGCTTCGTTGGCCAAGACTCCTTACAAGTGTAAGTATTGCCCTGTGTTCTATGTTTACGTTTAAACACTACTTTAAAAAGAGATAGCTTGATAAGTTTTGAGTTATGAATTCTTGATTTATAAATCAGTACATTGCTATAAATAGACTTTATTAATATTTTTGTTTAATGCCGAGTCTTTATCATCTATGAATCATGTTTAAAGGAAAGTGTAGAGTGAAGCAATCAGAATCTTCACCActctttttgtttatttattaatttCATGGGTTAAATCAAACAGTAACACATGACATATTCACTGATGAACTTTGCAATATGGTTTGGTTCTCATTAACCCCTTTTATGTTCTGGCACATTGGGCAAATCTCGTCCATATGCTGACTGACAATGCAGGTTCCATTATGCAAAATTTTACCCTCTTTGGTGATGATTGTGCAAAATTTCACCCACTTGGATGCTGGTTGTGTAGTTTGCATCATAAGAAGTGTTTTATTTCATGGTTAACAAAGCTTTTGAAGTGTGAAGGCTTCTACTGATGTAAGGCTAGTCAATGAGCTAAGTAGGCAGAGCCTAAGTCTTGCTGTACATTCcccggttagtgtgtgtgtgtgtgagggtaacaTTCCCAAGCCTCAGTTTGGTGCGGTGTCTTGCTTGTCCAGACAGATATGTGTTTTATATGCCATGTGAGGTAGCAgaatacattattttctttttatgttttttgtaGATAAATAAGCTGTTGTATGATAAACAT
This sequence is a window from Panulirus ornatus isolate Po-2019 chromosome 52, ASM3632096v1, whole genome shotgun sequence. Protein-coding genes within it:
- the LOC139765090 gene encoding nucleoporin NUP35-like, yielding MEPMNLGSPFGSPAAPSHTTPVSTTASTYLPSFLMGASPATSTGRGGGASPNKTTRQFSTSTSVSTPGSPQPTKDPFFSSRLGPDKPREPSTQSLMGIRGPPAVPQSPIPSAHLGIPYVDHRILGALAGGYLSPVTPCGYSTPGYPVVSTSQSAYNSAIFTPSKEYSSFVGQDSLQVSASDSLEDTWVTVFGFPPAAASYILTQFTQLGTVTEHHNPGSGNWMHLKYQVCKLHLFCSYSFSWS